A section of the Stenotrophomonas acidaminiphila genome encodes:
- a CDS encoding monothiol glutaredoxin, Grx4 family, which produces MSLDPALRERIESLLGANRVVLFMKGQPAMPQCGFSAKAVGVLQDLGVDFAHVNVLADAEIREGIKAYGDWPTIPQLYVDGELVGGSDIMLQMANSGELSALLGVAPPDRTPPSITITPAAVEMLKGALADAPGAALQLSIDARFQPNFQLAPLDANAIAAESNGLRVQFDAASARRANGITIDWVDDIRGQGLAIDNPNAPRPVQELDVRSADDQLRAGSLTLVDVRPADERAIAAINAPFETFDGDNRARLEALPKDTALAFLCHRGGRSAQAAEQFRALGFTRVYNVTGGIDAWAQDVDNSVPRY; this is translated from the coding sequence ATGTCCCTGGATCCCGCCCTGCGCGAACGCATCGAATCCCTCCTCGGCGCCAACCGCGTCGTCCTGTTCATGAAGGGCCAGCCGGCCATGCCGCAGTGCGGCTTCTCGGCCAAGGCCGTCGGCGTGCTGCAGGACCTGGGTGTCGATTTCGCCCACGTCAACGTGCTGGCCGACGCGGAGATCCGCGAGGGCATCAAGGCCTACGGCGACTGGCCGACCATCCCGCAGCTGTACGTGGACGGCGAACTGGTCGGCGGCAGCGACATCATGCTGCAGATGGCCAACAGCGGCGAACTCAGCGCCCTGCTCGGGGTGGCGCCGCCGGACCGCACCCCGCCGTCGATCACCATCACCCCGGCCGCGGTGGAAATGCTCAAGGGCGCGCTGGCCGACGCCCCGGGCGCCGCGCTGCAGCTGAGCATCGACGCGCGCTTCCAGCCGAATTTCCAGCTGGCCCCGCTCGACGCCAACGCCATCGCCGCCGAATCCAACGGCCTGCGCGTGCAGTTCGACGCGGCCAGCGCGCGCCGCGCCAACGGCATCACCATCGACTGGGTGGACGACATCCGCGGCCAGGGCCTGGCCATCGACAACCCCAACGCGCCCAGGCCGGTGCAGGAACTGGACGTGCGCAGCGCCGACGACCAGCTGCGCGCCGGCAGCCTGACCCTGGTGGACGTGCGCCCGGCCGACGAGCGCGCCATCGCCGCCATCAACGCCCCGTTCGAGACCTTCGACGGCGACAACCGTGCCCGCCTGGAGGCGCTGCCCAAGGACACCGCGCTGGCGTTCCTGTGCCACCGCGGCGGACGCAGCGCGCAGGCGGCCGAGCAGTTCCGCGCGCTGGGCTTCACCCGCGTCTACAACGTCACCGGCGGCATCGACGCCTGGGCGCAGGACGTGGACAACAGCGTGCCGCGCTACTGA
- a CDS encoding acetyl xylan esterase, with translation MTATGTLHRTPSHPWRWVGWLLLSQALVALAWAALGWTTGLPLLLASHALFVVPVFLPNSRFYAPVLSRLPGPAVWLTIDDGPSDDTLAILDLLDRYDARATFFMVGERAAARPELVREVLRRGHGLGNHSHSHPQAWFWRLGPRRMASEIGDCQQVLTAIAGTPPRWYRSVVGMTNPFVAAALRRHGLARVGWSARGFDGVHCQPQTVVARIVRDLAPGAIVLLHEGAAHGHNAAIVESVLQQLQMRGLPARLPETP, from the coding sequence ATGACCGCCACGGGAACCCTGCATCGCACGCCCAGCCATCCCTGGCGCTGGGTCGGCTGGCTGCTGCTGTCGCAGGCGCTGGTGGCGCTGGCCTGGGCCGCGCTGGGCTGGACCACCGGCCTGCCGCTGCTGCTGGCCAGCCACGCGCTGTTCGTGGTGCCGGTGTTCCTGCCCAACAGTCGCTTCTACGCGCCGGTGTTGTCGCGGCTGCCCGGCCCGGCGGTGTGGTTGACCATCGACGATGGTCCGTCCGACGACACCCTGGCGATCCTCGACCTGCTCGACCGCTACGACGCCCGCGCCACCTTTTTCATGGTCGGCGAGCGCGCGGCGGCACGCCCGGAACTGGTGCGCGAGGTGCTGCGCCGCGGCCACGGGCTGGGCAACCACAGCCATTCGCATCCGCAGGCTTGGTTCTGGCGCCTGGGGCCGCGGCGCATGGCCAGCGAGATCGGGGATTGCCAGCAGGTGTTGACGGCGATCGCCGGGACGCCGCCGCGCTGGTACCGCTCGGTGGTGGGCATGACCAACCCGTTCGTCGCCGCGGCGCTGCGCCGGCACGGGCTGGCGCGGGTGGGCTGGAGCGCGCGCGGCTTCGACGGCGTCCACTGCCAGCCGCAGACGGTGGTGGCGCGCATCGTCCGCGACCTGGCGCCGGGCGCGATCGTGCTGCTGCACGAAGGCGCCGCGCATGGCCACAATGCCGCCATCGTCGAATCGGTGCTGCAGCAGCTGCAGATGCGCGGGTTGCCCGCGCGGCTGCCGGAAACCCCGTAG
- a CDS encoding RNA helicase: protein MPFSRLGLSPYVLPALARALKQAGYAAPTPIQQQALPVLLKGQDVLALAPTGSGKTAAYVLPALQQLFLAPPRRPRVLRQLVLVPTRELALQVADVFATLGRELPRQPRVVCAVGGVSINPQMMALRGGADVVVATPGRLLDLLAHNALSLRQVQLLVLDEADRLLELGFGDELRRILAELPVQRQTALFSATFAEPIAALADAGLRAPARLQVDAQAPARIEQRALRVDGARRVELLLALLADPRWRQVLVFVASIREGDRLAGALRGHGIAAQALHGDLSQGRRVRTLQAFKEGQLQVLVATDVAARGIDIAGLPVVVNYALPRSPADYLHRIGRTGRAGATGLAVSLVEAAALAHWRVICRRHGLRLEPEVVPGFEPAEAAPAAVPAGDGNGGIKGRRPSRKDRLRAAAAADKTAG from the coding sequence ATGCCCTTTTCCCGACTCGGCCTGTCTCCCTACGTGTTGCCCGCACTGGCGCGCGCGCTGAAGCAGGCGGGCTACGCCGCGCCCACGCCGATCCAGCAGCAGGCGCTGCCGGTGCTGCTGAAGGGGCAGGACGTGCTGGCGCTGGCACCGACCGGCTCGGGCAAGACCGCCGCCTATGTGCTGCCGGCCCTGCAGCAGTTGTTCCTGGCACCGCCGCGCAGGCCGCGGGTGCTGCGGCAACTGGTGCTGGTGCCCACGCGCGAGCTGGCGCTGCAGGTGGCCGACGTGTTCGCGACGCTGGGCCGCGAACTGCCGCGGCAGCCGCGGGTGGTGTGCGCGGTGGGCGGGGTGTCGATCAACCCGCAGATGATGGCGCTGCGCGGGGGCGCCGACGTGGTGGTGGCCACCCCCGGGCGCCTGCTCGATCTGCTGGCGCACAACGCGCTGTCGCTGCGCCAGGTGCAGCTGCTGGTGCTGGACGAGGCCGATCGGCTGCTGGAACTGGGCTTCGGCGACGAGCTGCGCCGGATCCTTGCCGAACTGCCCGTGCAGCGGCAGACGGCGTTGTTCTCGGCCACCTTCGCCGAGCCGATCGCGGCACTGGCGGACGCCGGCCTGCGTGCGCCCGCGCGCCTGCAGGTCGATGCGCAGGCCCCCGCGCGGATCGAGCAGCGCGCGTTGCGGGTCGATGGCGCGCGCCGCGTCGAGTTGCTGCTGGCGCTGCTGGCCGATCCGCGCTGGCGGCAGGTGCTGGTGTTCGTCGCCAGCATCCGCGAGGGCGACCGTCTGGCCGGCGCGCTGCGCGGGCACGGCATCGCCGCGCAGGCACTGCATGGCGACCTGTCGCAGGGCCGCCGGGTGCGCACCCTGCAGGCGTTCAAGGAGGGGCAGCTGCAGGTGCTGGTGGCGACCGACGTGGCCGCGCGCGGCATCGACATCGCCGGCCTGCCGGTGGTGGTGAATTACGCATTGCCGCGCTCGCCGGCCGATTACCTGCACCGCATCGGCCGCACCGGCCGTGCCGGCGCCACCGGACTGGCGGTGAGCCTGGTCGAGGCTGCGGCGCTGGCGCACTGGCGGGTGATCTGCCGGCGCCATGGCCTGCGCCTGGAGCCGGAAGTGGTGCCGGGTTTCGAGCCGGCCGAGGCGGCGCCGGCCGCCGTGCCGGCCGGCGACGGCAATGGCGGCATCAAGGGCCGCCGGCCCAGCCGGAAGGACCGGCTGCGCGCCGCGGCGGCTGCGGACAAGACCGCCGGCTGA